One window of Treponema denticola genomic DNA carries:
- a CDS encoding nucleotide exchange factor GrpE, with amino-acid sequence MKKNHEKHADKKEAAKEELEKDLQPKDESAVKDEQGCGCETSKEKPQEDKAEQNSSTGGKCEKNDDVLSPEKRIEELEAICRDWQDQYLRKAADFENYRKRMIREKQEAIDYANSNLLLDLVQVLDDFDRAIDAGKTQGGEAANNAFVEGVVMIKNQMVSMLSSKYGLSYYPAKGEAFDPNLHEAVSMIQSPDVKEAVVGEELQKGYKLKERVIRHSKVMVLMPAEKQDEKKAEESEAADKKNEN; translated from the coding sequence ATGAAGAAGAATCATGAAAAACATGCCGACAAAAAAGAGGCTGCTAAGGAGGAACTTGAAAAAGACCTTCAGCCGAAAGATGAGTCTGCGGTGAAAGATGAACAAGGATGCGGTTGCGAAACTTCAAAAGAAAAACCTCAAGAAGACAAAGCAGAGCAAAACAGTTCTACCGGCGGCAAGTGTGAAAAAAATGATGATGTGTTAAGTCCTGAAAAGCGGATAGAAGAGCTTGAAGCTATTTGCAGGGACTGGCAGGATCAGTACTTGCGTAAGGCTGCGGATTTTGAAAACTACCGCAAGCGTATGATTAGGGAAAAGCAGGAAGCTATAGACTACGCAAACAGCAATCTGCTTTTGGATCTCGTACAGGTGCTCGATGATTTTGACAGGGCTATTGATGCCGGCAAAACTCAAGGCGGAGAGGCTGCAAACAATGCCTTTGTAGAAGGTGTTGTGATGATAAAGAACCAGATGGTTTCTATGTTGAGCTCAAAGTACGGACTTAGCTATTATCCTGCAAAGGGAGAAGCCTTCGACCCCAACCTTCACGAAGCCGTTTCAATGATTCAGTCTCCCGATGTAAAAGAGGCTGTTGTAGGGGAAGAGCTTCAAAAAGGCTACAAACTAAAAGAAAGAGTGATTCGTCACTCCAAGGTAATGGTACTAATGCCTGCCGAAAAGCAGGATGAAAAAAAGGCGGAAGAAAGCGAAGCCGCCGATAAAAAAAACGAAAATTAG